A stretch of DNA from Amylolactobacillus amylophilus DSM 20533 = JCM 1125:
GAGGATTTAAAAAATGCAAAAATGGTTCAAGATGGCACTTGGAGGATTAGCTTTGACTGCTGTTGCGGTTTCGTTAACTGCATGTAGTTCAGGTTCAAGTTCATCAAGCGATACTAAGACAAGTAGCAAGCCTAGTGGTAAGGTTACATTATGGGTTGATACAAACTTCACTAAAGTTTACGGTAATATAGTAGATGACTTTGAAAAGGCAAATCCAGATGTCAAAGTTACCGTTAAACAAGGTAATTCAGCTGACGCACAAAAGGATATCAAGAAAGATCCATCAAGTGCTGCAGACGTATTTATGTTCCCACACGATCAAATTGGTCAAATGGCAGACGCGGGAATTATTTATCAAAATACCAAATATGCGAAGGACGTTAAGGCAAATAACATTGAATCTGCAGTGGATGCGGCTACTTATAAAGGAAAACTTTATGGCTACCCATACGGAGTTGAATCACAAATTCTCTACTATAATAAATCTAAATTAAGTGCAGACGATGTCAAGACTTGGTCTTCACTGACTAGCAAAGGCAAAATAGGTACTAACTTTGCTGAAAATGGGGCAAACTATATCTTCAGTACACTATTCATGAGTAATGGTGACCAACTTTATGGTGAACATGGTGAAACTCTAGATGGAACGAACTTCAATAATGAAAAGGGTGTCCAGGTTCTTCAGTGGATTAGCGATCAGAAGAAGAATTCTGGTGTAATTCAAGCTAATGCTTCGGCGTTGTCTAACTTACAGAGTGGCAAGACGGATGCATATCTTTCTGGCCCATGGAGCAGGAACGATGTTAAGAAGGCTTTAGGCGACAATATGGCTGCTGCTCCATATCCAACAGTCGACTTTGGCGATGGTGAAAAACAATTTAAGGCATATCTCGGTGTTAAATTATTCGGTGTTAATGCAGAAACCAAGAATCCAGTTGCTGCGATGGCTTTAGCAAACTACATCACATCTAAGAAAGCACAGCTTGCTGTCTTCAAAGATCAAGGAACGGTTCCTTCAAATGCCAAAGCTCAAGAAAGTTCCGATGTTACTGATGATGAAGTGGCTAACGCGGTCCTACAAATGAGTCAACCAACACACAGTGTTGTAATGCCTAAGATTCCAGAAATGGTTAACTTCTGGCCGCCAATGGATGCAGTGATTAATGATGCATATAAAGGAAAGATTGCTAGTTCAGATTTCCAAAGTAAGCTTGATGCTTTTGTTAAACAAGTTTCTAAATCTAGTAACAAATAGCTTGTAAAGATCAAAAAGTAGAGTGGAATAAGCTCTGCTTTTTTAGAAAGGAAGAAAGAAATGTTTACAAAATTTTGGAAAAAAGACAAAACAAACACAGTAATTCCAAAACAAATTTCTTTCTGTGAACTATTTAAGAAAGGCGACCCATTAACAAAATTACAGTATTTCATAATGGGCAGTAACAATATTGCGAAGAAACAAATACCAAAGGGTTTGTT
This window harbors:
- a CDS encoding extracellular solute-binding protein; this translates as MQKWFKMALGGLALTAVAVSLTACSSGSSSSSDTKTSSKPSGKVTLWVDTNFTKVYGNIVDDFEKANPDVKVTVKQGNSADAQKDIKKDPSSAADVFMFPHDQIGQMADAGIIYQNTKYAKDVKANNIESAVDAATYKGKLYGYPYGVESQILYYNKSKLSADDVKTWSSLTSKGKIGTNFAENGANYIFSTLFMSNGDQLYGEHGETLDGTNFNNEKGVQVLQWISDQKKNSGVIQANASALSNLQSGKTDAYLSGPWSRNDVKKALGDNMAAAPYPTVDFGDGEKQFKAYLGVKLFGVNAETKNPVAAMALANYITSKKAQLAVFKDQGTVPSNAKAQESSDVTDDEVANAVLQMSQPTHSVVMPKIPEMVNFWPPMDAVINDAYKGKIASSDFQSKLDAFVKQVSKSSNK